Proteins encoded within one genomic window of Myxococcota bacterium:
- the gatB gene encoding Asp-tRNA(Asn)/Glu-tRNA(Gln) amidotransferase subunit GatB: MTTPTSHPDYEVVIGLEVHAQLRTRSKLFSPAPVSYGEEPNHSVHPVCLALPGVLPVLNREAVKLAIRAGLATHGEVRGHSVFARKNYFYPDLPKGYQISQFEEPVIEGGWLDVVVGEGKNAATKRVNLTRIHMEEDAGKSIHDAAIAGDATHVDLNRAGVPLLEIVSEPDMRSPAEAVAYLRTLRAVLRYIDVSDADMELGHFRCDANLSLRPHGASEYGTRTELKNLNSFRSVEAALEAEIERQADLLDDDEPVVQATMAYDPNSGRTRVLRLKENADDYRYFPDPDLVPLQISADEIEAVRAALPELADARCERFQREYDLSEYDARGLTVSRPLADFFETAAKVHGQAKPVANWILRDVLRALRDRDAEIEDTAITPEALANLVDAVESGKTTAKSARGLVPELVAEGGDPLVWIRERGLEAVSDTGVLEAAVDAVIAENAEDVERVRAGETKVLNFLMGQVMKRTGGKASPQVVRELLQARIQS, encoded by the coding sequence GTGACCACGCCCACCTCCCATCCCGACTACGAAGTGGTGATCGGGCTCGAGGTGCACGCCCAGCTCCGCACCCGCTCGAAGCTCTTCAGCCCGGCGCCGGTCAGCTACGGCGAGGAGCCGAACCACAGCGTGCACCCGGTGTGTCTCGCGCTGCCCGGCGTGCTCCCCGTGCTGAACCGCGAAGCCGTGAAGCTGGCGATCCGCGCGGGCCTGGCAACCCACGGCGAGGTGCGTGGCCATTCCGTCTTCGCCCGCAAGAACTACTTCTATCCCGACCTGCCGAAGGGCTACCAGATCTCCCAGTTCGAAGAGCCGGTGATCGAAGGCGGCTGGCTCGACGTCGTGGTGGGCGAGGGCAAGAACGCCGCGACGAAGCGCGTGAACCTGACCCGCATCCACATGGAAGAGGACGCGGGCAAGTCGATCCACGACGCGGCGATCGCCGGGGACGCGACCCACGTCGACCTGAACCGCGCGGGCGTGCCGCTCCTCGAGATCGTGTCCGAACCCGACATGCGCTCGCCGGCCGAAGCCGTGGCGTACCTGCGCACCCTGCGCGCGGTGCTCCGCTACATCGACGTGTCCGACGCCGACATGGAACTCGGCCACTTCCGCTGCGACGCCAACCTCTCCCTGCGCCCCCACGGCGCCAGCGAGTACGGCACCCGCACCGAGCTGAAGAACCTGAACTCCTTCCGCAGCGTCGAGGCGGCCCTCGAAGCCGAGATCGAACGCCAGGCCGATCTGCTCGACGACGACGAGCCCGTCGTCCAGGCGACCATGGCCTACGACCCGAACAGCGGACGCACGCGGGTCCTGCGGCTGAAGGAGAACGCGGACGACTACCGCTACTTCCCGGACCCCGATCTCGTGCCGCTACAGATCTCGGCAGACGAAATCGAAGCCGTGCGCGCGGCGCTCCCCGAATTGGCCGACGCCCGCTGCGAGCGCTTCCAGCGGGAGTACGACCTCTCCGAGTACGACGCGCGCGGTCTGACCGTCTCGCGTCCGCTCGCCGACTTCTTCGAGACGGCGGCGAAGGTGCACGGGCAGGCCAAGCCCGTCGCCAATTGGATCCTGCGAGATGTGCTCCGGGCGCTGCGCGATCGCGACGCCGAGATCGAGGACACTGCGATCACGCCTGAGGCCCTGGCGAACCTGGTGGATGCGGTCGAGTCGGGGAAGACGACGGCGAAGAGCGCACGCGGCCTGGTACCCGAGCTGGTGGCCGAGGGCGGCGATCCGCTGGTGTGGATCCGCGAGCGCGGCCTCGAAGCGGTCTCCGACACCGGGGTCCTGGAAGCGGCCGTCGACGCGGTGATCGCCGAGAATGCCGAGGACGTCGAGCGCGTCCGAGCCGGCGAGACCAAGGTCTTGAACTTCCTGATGGGGCAGGTCATGAAGCGAACCGGGGGCAAGGCGAGTCCGCAGGTGGTGCGCGAGCTACTCCAGGCGCGGATCCAGTCGTGA
- the gatA gene encoding Asp-tRNA(Asn)/Glu-tRNA(Gln) amidotransferase subunit GatA encodes MAAYTSLRALRAALESGDTTSVALVQASLERAETLEPQLRAFVWLRKEGALADAAASDARRAQGAVRGPLDGIPVALKDNLVKRGERTTCCSRILEGFVSPYDATAVERLEAAGAVVIGATNLDEFAMGSSTEQSCQGATRNPWDLERAPGGSSGGSAAVVAAGIVPLALGSDTGGSIRQPAALCGVVGIKPTYGRVSRWGLVAFASSLDQIGVFARSAEDAAFGLECLCGHDPRDSTSLPEPAPDLSGRLDGDVSGLVIGLPDEYFATEGADPAVLDAVRTAVGELEAAGAKVRPVSLPHTSYAVATYYLIATAEASSNLARYDGVRYGYRADQVESLTDLYFRSRSEGFGAEVKRRIVLGTYVLSAGYYEAYYKKAQQVRTLLRRDFEAAFEGCDLLATPTTPEVAFPIGAKTDDPLTMYLSDVYTVSANLAGVPGVSLPCGFAEGLPIGLQLLGPALDEATLLRAADAFQRRTDHHTATPPEFP; translated from the coding sequence GTGGCCGCGTACACTTCGCTGCGCGCGTTGCGGGCGGCACTGGAGTCGGGGGACACCACCTCGGTCGCACTGGTGCAGGCGAGCCTGGAGCGCGCAGAGACCCTCGAACCGCAGCTGCGCGCCTTCGTGTGGCTCCGCAAGGAGGGGGCGCTGGCCGACGCGGCAGCGTCGGACGCCCGCCGGGCCCAGGGCGCGGTGCGCGGCCCTCTCGATGGCATCCCCGTCGCGCTGAAGGACAACCTGGTGAAGCGCGGGGAGCGCACCACCTGTTGCTCGCGGATCCTCGAGGGCTTCGTCTCGCCCTACGACGCGACCGCCGTCGAGCGCCTCGAGGCGGCTGGGGCGGTCGTGATCGGCGCGACGAATCTCGACGAGTTCGCGATGGGCTCCTCGACCGAGCAGTCCTGTCAGGGCGCGACCCGCAACCCGTGGGACCTGGAGCGCGCGCCGGGCGGCTCCTCGGGCGGCTCGGCCGCCGTGGTGGCGGCGGGCATCGTCCCGCTCGCTCTCGGCAGCGACACCGGCGGATCCATCCGGCAGCCGGCTGCACTCTGCGGCGTGGTGGGGATCAAGCCCACCTATGGGCGGGTGTCGCGTTGGGGCCTGGTCGCCTTCGCTTCTTCCCTCGATCAGATCGGCGTGTTCGCGCGCAGCGCAGAAGATGCGGCGTTCGGCCTCGAGTGCCTCTGCGGCCACGATCCCCGCGACTCGACGTCGTTGCCCGAGCCGGCGCCGGACCTCTCCGGCCGCCTCGACGGGGACGTGTCGGGGCTGGTGATCGGCCTGCCCGACGAGTACTTCGCTACCGAGGGCGCGGACCCGGCGGTGCTCGACGCCGTTCGTACCGCGGTGGGCGAGCTCGAGGCGGCGGGCGCCAAGGTGCGCCCCGTTTCGCTGCCCCATACTTCCTATGCGGTCGCGACCTACTACCTGATCGCGACCGCCGAGGCGTCGAGCAACCTCGCCCGCTACGACGGCGTGCGGTACGGCTACCGCGCCGACCAGGTGGAGAGCCTCACCGATCTCTACTTCCGCTCGCGCTCGGAAGGGTTCGGTGCCGAGGTGAAACGGCGCATCGTGCTCGGCACCTACGTGTTGTCGGCGGGTTACTACGAGGCCTATTACAAGAAGGCCCAGCAGGTGCGGACGCTCCTGCGCCGCGACTTCGAAGCCGCCTTCGAGGGCTGCGACCTCCTGGCGACGCCGACGACCCCGGAGGTGGCCTTCCCGATCGGGGCGAAGACCGACGACCCGCTCACGATGTACCTGTCCGACGTCTACACCGTGTCCGCGAACCTCGCGGGCGTGCCCGGTGTCTCGCTTCCCTGTGGCTTCGCCGAAGGGCTTCCGATCGGGCTCCAGCTGCTCGGTCCGGCCCTCGACGAGGCGACGCTCTTGCGAGCGGCCGACGCCTTCCAGCGCCGCACCGACCACCACACGGCGACGCCGCCGGAGTTTCCGTGA
- the gatC gene encoding Asp-tRNA(Asn)/Glu-tRNA(Gln) amidotransferase subunit GatC, with product MARISRDEVERVVALARLSMDEAELTRAQSDLLAILEYVETLEGLDTEGVPPTSHVLPMPTPLRDDEPASPLDPALAVANAPEASGSAFVVPKVIAGEEEG from the coding sequence ATGGCCCGAATCTCGCGCGACGAGGTCGAGCGAGTCGTCGCCCTCGCTCGGTTGTCGATGGACGAAGCCGAGCTGACCCGCGCCCAGAGCGACCTCCTCGCCATCCTCGAGTACGTCGAGACCCTCGAAGGCCTCGACACCGAAGGCGTGCCGCCGACCTCCCACGTGTTGCCGATGCCCACACCGCTGCGCGACGACGAGCCGGCGTCCCCGCTCGATCCGGCCCTCGCGGTCGCCAACGCTCCCGAGGCGAGCGGCTCCGCCTTCGTCGTTCCGAAGGTCATCGCGGGCGAGGAAGAAGGCTAG
- a CDS encoding DEAD/DEAH box helicase — translation MSAETVFSSLPEPVQQGIQSLGWSEPMPVQAKVLPIMTKGSDMIVKAMTGSGKTGAFGIPIVASIDSDTLGCQAIVLAPTRELAKQVATEIEALGAPKGIRCLPIYGGVGYAQQIEGIEAGHHVIVGTPGRILDHLGSGRLVLDKVRMLVLDEADEMLSLGFWPDMREIATYLPKERQSCLFSATIPEKVKSLSRFFLNEPEYVSLAEDQSSPQEIEHYYMITTAQEKEANLLRIIEYEDPESAIIFCNTKDDVRFVTGYLQRRGIDADQISGDLSQAAREAAMARIKAGNLRILVATDVAARGIDISDLTHVIGYAAPESPEVYVHRTGRTGRAGKRGTAISLVSGLDIGNFRMIQNVNKIKITERKVPTDADIAERVRERLAVKAEQELRHFDDREQKALLDRFLPAVNQLVRSDEGLAELATICALFLKEHRPESPDTPGAAPAADPEDPSHRPPPRGGGGGGGRGGRGGGGGRGGRGGGRGRSRGGRGKRS, via the coding sequence ATGTCTGCCGAAACCGTCTTCTCGAGCCTTCCCGAGCCCGTCCAGCAGGGCATTCAATCGCTGGGCTGGTCCGAGCCGATGCCCGTGCAGGCAAAGGTGCTGCCCATCATGACGAAGGGCAGCGACATGATCGTGAAGGCGATGACCGGCAGCGGCAAGACCGGCGCCTTCGGCATCCCGATCGTGGCTTCGATCGACTCTGACACTCTTGGGTGTCAAGCGATCGTGCTGGCGCCCACCCGCGAGCTCGCGAAGCAGGTGGCCACCGAGATCGAGGCGCTCGGCGCACCGAAGGGCATCCGCTGCCTCCCGATCTACGGCGGCGTCGGTTACGCCCAGCAGATCGAAGGCATCGAGGCCGGCCACCACGTGATCGTGGGCACCCCAGGCCGCATCCTCGACCACCTCGGCTCGGGGCGCCTCGTCCTCGACAAGGTGCGCATGCTCGTCCTCGACGAAGCCGACGAGATGCTCTCGCTCGGGTTCTGGCCAGACATGCGCGAGATCGCCACCTACCTGCCGAAGGAACGGCAGTCGTGTCTGTTCTCCGCGACGATCCCCGAGAAGGTGAAGTCGCTCTCTCGCTTCTTCCTCAACGAGCCCGAATACGTCTCGCTCGCCGAGGATCAGAGCTCGCCCCAGGAAATCGAGCACTACTACATGATCACGACGGCGCAGGAGAAAGAGGCGAACCTGCTCCGGATCATCGAGTACGAAGATCCCGAGAGCGCGATCATCTTCTGCAATACGAAGGACGACGTCCGTTTCGTCACGGGCTACCTGCAGCGTCGGGGCATCGACGCCGACCAGATCTCGGGCGATCTCTCCCAGGCCGCGCGCGAAGCGGCGATGGCCCGGATCAAGGCCGGCAACCTGCGGATCCTGGTCGCGACCGACGTCGCGGCCCGCGGCATCGACATCAGCGACCTCACCCACGTCATCGGCTACGCCGCACCCGAGTCGCCCGAGGTGTATGTGCACCGTACGGGTCGCACCGGCCGCGCGGGGAAGAGGGGCACCGCCATCTCGCTCGTGTCGGGGCTGGACATCGGCAACTTCCGGATGATCCAGAACGTCAACAAGATCAAGATCACCGAGCGCAAGGTCCCGACCGACGCGGACATCGCCGAGCGAGTCCGCGAGCGGCTCGCGGTGAAGGCCGAACAGGAGCTGCGCCATTTCGACGATCGGGAGCAGAAGGCGCTGCTCGACCGCTTCCTGCCCGCCGTCAACCAGCTGGTGCGCAGCGACGAGGGTCTGGCCGAGCTGGCGACGATTTGTGCCTTGTTCCTGAAGGAGCACCGGCCCGAATCTCCCGATACGCCGGGCGCGGCCCCCGCGGCCGACCCCGAAGACCCGAGCCATCGCCCGCCCCCGCGCGGCGGCGGCGGCGGCGGTGGGCGAGGCGGTCGTGGTGGAGGCGGCGGGCGCGGTGGGCGTGGCGGCGGACGCGGTCGCTCTCGAGGCGGACGCGGCAAACGCTCCTGA
- a CDS encoding TIGR00730 family Rossman fold protein, with amino-acid sequence MRVTVYCGSSRRIPDAYHDAARRVGTALAKRGCTLVYGGGRTGLMGTVADAVLAAGGSVEGVILDRFVDMDVQHDGLDRLHQVSDMRERKRGLEEAADAFLALPGGLGTLEELTEVLSFRKLGFHARPLVLLDTRGFFQPLVAQIERGIADGFDDAKLREGFTVLEDPEAAVAHCVEAAGAEPARR; translated from the coding sequence ATGCGCGTCACCGTCTACTGCGGTTCCAGCCGCCGGATCCCCGACGCGTACCACGACGCGGCGCGACGCGTCGGGACGGCGCTCGCGAAGCGCGGCTGCACGCTCGTCTACGGCGGAGGCCGGACGGGCCTGATGGGCACCGTGGCCGACGCGGTGCTCGCGGCCGGGGGCAGCGTGGAGGGCGTGATCCTCGATCGCTTCGTCGACATGGACGTGCAGCACGACGGTCTCGACCGCCTGCACCAGGTGTCGGACATGCGGGAGCGAAAGCGCGGCCTCGAGGAAGCGGCCGATGCTTTCCTCGCACTCCCCGGCGGACTCGGGACGCTCGAAGAACTCACCGAGGTGCTCTCGTTCCGAAAGCTCGGCTTCCACGCGCGGCCCCTGGTTCTGCTCGACACCCGGGGTTTCTTCCAACCCCTGGTCGCGCAGATCGAGCGCGGCATCGCCGACGGCTTCGACGACGCGAAGCTGCGCGAGGGTTTCACCGTGCTCGAAGATCCGGAAGCCGCCGTCGCCCACTGCGTCGAGGCGGCCGGGGCCGAGCCCGCGCGGCGCTAG
- the larE gene encoding ATP-dependent sacrificial sulfur transferase LarE yields the protein MSAISPELQRKQSLLEDSLRTAGRLLVAYSGGVDSSYLAFAAHQVLGEDALAVTALSPSYPDTHRDMAEQVSRDFGFAHRWIETDEMASPEYRANRPDRCYHCKTELFDVLGRLRGDLGFEAVAYGVNTDDTGDFRPGHRAADERGVLSPFLDAELSKQDIRDLSRAAGLPTAELPASACLSSRLPYGTEVTPERLRQVELGEEALRQLGFRQVRLRHHGDVARIEVEPSELSRALDPDMAVRMSEAIRPLGFRWVSLDLDGYRTGSLNEVLQIRSAPSER from the coding sequence GTGTCGGCCATCTCCCCGGAACTCCAAAGAAAACAATCTCTCCTCGAGGACAGTCTGCGGACTGCCGGCCGCCTGCTGGTCGCGTACTCGGGTGGGGTCGATTCGAGCTACCTGGCGTTCGCTGCCCACCAGGTCCTCGGCGAGGACGCGCTGGCGGTCACGGCGCTGTCGCCCTCCTACCCCGATACCCACCGCGACATGGCCGAACAGGTGTCGCGCGATTTCGGCTTCGCCCATCGCTGGATCGAAACCGACGAGATGGCCAGCCCCGAGTACCGCGCGAACCGCCCGGACCGCTGTTACCACTGCAAGACCGAACTCTTCGATGTGCTCGGCCGCCTGCGCGGCGACCTCGGCTTCGAAGCGGTCGCCTACGGGGTGAACACCGACGACACCGGCGACTTTCGTCCCGGTCACCGTGCGGCCGACGAACGCGGCGTGTTGTCGCCCTTCCTCGACGCGGAGCTCTCGAAGCAGGACATTCGCGATCTGTCGCGCGCGGCGGGTCTGCCCACCGCGGAACTCCCGGCCTCTGCCTGCCTGTCTTCCCGCTTGCCCTACGGCACCGAGGTGACGCCCGAGCGGTTGCGCCAGGTGGAGCTCGGCGAAGAAGCGCTGCGCCAGCTCGGTTTCCGCCAGGTGCGCTTGCGGCACCACGGCGACGTCGCGCGCATCGAGGTCGAGCCGAGCGAGCTGTCGCGCGCCCTCGACCCGGACATGGCGGTGCGCATGAGCGAGGCGATCCGCCCGCTCGGCTTCCGCTGGGTCTCCCTCGATCTCGACGGGTATCGCACGGGTTCACTCAACGAAGTGCTCCAGATCCGCAGCGCTCCCAGCGAGCGCTAG
- a CDS encoding D-alanine--D-alanine ligase family protein, translating into MTKLRVGLLFGGRSVEHEVSLASAASIFRALDPARYDVRLIGVDPGGRWHLAAPALPPHAALQGDEVLLPAAPGGGALVATGQGGAVAELDVVFPIIHGRGGEDGSLQGLLEMAEVAYVGSGVLGSAVQMDKEVSKRLLAAANLPVLPYRCVRETDVAGNAEAVVTEILEALSLPVFVKPANLGSSVGIHRVTEADALLPALQDALRYDPKLLVEQGIAARDVEVALLGNDPIEASVPGEIRTDRAFYDYEAKYMDEATELLIPAPVSDSLAQGLRDTAIGAFRVLEGRSMGRVDFLVDRETDAYYVNEVNSLPGFTDGSMYPKLFEASGVSYPALLDRLIELALEDHRRKSRLETQFRIA; encoded by the coding sequence ATGACGAAGCTGCGCGTGGGCCTGTTGTTCGGGGGGCGCTCGGTCGAGCACGAGGTGTCGCTGGCATCGGCGGCTTCGATCTTTCGAGCGCTCGACCCGGCCCGCTACGACGTGCGCCTGATCGGCGTCGACCCCGGGGGCCGCTGGCACCTGGCGGCGCCGGCACTCCCGCCCCACGCGGCGCTCCAGGGCGACGAGGTCCTGCTCCCCGCCGCTCCCGGCGGCGGCGCCCTCGTGGCCACGGGCCAGGGCGGAGCCGTGGCCGAGCTCGACGTGGTGTTCCCGATCATCCACGGACGCGGCGGCGAGGACGGCTCGCTCCAGGGACTGCTCGAGATGGCCGAGGTCGCCTACGTCGGCTCGGGCGTGCTCGGCTCGGCCGTGCAGATGGACAAGGAGGTGAGCAAGCGCCTGCTCGCCGCGGCGAACCTGCCGGTGCTGCCCTACCGCTGCGTCCGCGAGACGGATGTCGCGGGAAACGCGGAAGCGGTGGTCACCGAGATCCTCGAAGCGCTCTCCCTGCCCGTCTTCGTGAAGCCCGCGAACCTCGGCAGCAGCGTCGGCATCCACCGCGTGACCGAAGCCGACGCGCTCCTGCCCGCGCTGCAGGACGCACTCCGCTACGACCCCAAGCTGCTGGTGGAGCAGGGCATCGCCGCGCGCGACGTCGAGGTGGCGCTGCTGGGAAACGACCCGATCGAAGCCTCGGTGCCCGGCGAGATCCGCACCGACCGCGCCTTCTACGACTACGAAGCGAAGTACATGGACGAGGCAACCGAGCTCCTGATCCCGGCGCCCGTTTCGGACAGCCTGGCTCAGGGACTGCGCGACACCGCCATCGGAGCGTTCCGCGTCCTGGAAGGCCGCAGCATGGGGCGCGTCGACTTCCTCGTCGATCGCGAGACGGACGCTTACTACGTGAACGAGGTCAACAGTCTGCCGGGCTTCACCGACGGATCCATGTACCCGAAGCTCTTCGAAGCGAGCGGAGTGAGCTACCCGGCTCTCCTCGACCGCCTGATCGAGCTCGCCCTCGAAGATCACCGGCGCAAGTCGCGGCTCGAGACCCAGTTCCGGATTGCTTGA
- a CDS encoding sulfatase, which produces MSRRWLDSPRFYVVLALGLLAAAVASQFQVRVPSRSVAPVEALGTLAERDDLNVVFLLVDTLRADRLGTYGYARPTSAILDEAASYGIVFEDVVAQSSWTKTSMASLWTGTHPINNGVLRFDHVLPDSAVLPAEIFRDAGFRTVGLWRNGWVEPNFGFAQGFDTYLKPVPGAERRRLHRETRIPQPLAGSDEDLTITALDFLDQVGDERFFLYLHYMDVHQYVYDEAAAVFGNSYSDIYDQAIHWTDRLIGVLLQRLEDRDLLRRTLVVIAADHGESFLEHGEEGHARNLYDEVTRVPWIVLPPFLLEPGVRVRQTVSNADIWPTLLDLLGLPPLPAADGRSLVPLLLAGGDAGPDADAAPPVFAHLLRGWGKPRRGGDASLVSVTHAGRRLIAPLVEGAPAEFYDRTRDPREQNDLSDADPEGVASLRAELERYRSDAATPWEASPETIELDEMRLNHLRALGYVLP; this is translated from the coding sequence ATGTCGCGCCGCTGGCTGGATTCGCCTCGCTTCTACGTCGTCCTCGCGCTCGGGCTGCTCGCGGCCGCCGTCGCCAGCCAGTTCCAGGTGCGCGTGCCCAGCCGTTCCGTAGCGCCGGTCGAGGCCCTGGGGACACTCGCGGAGCGCGACGATCTCAACGTGGTATTCCTGCTGGTGGACACCCTGCGCGCCGACCGCCTGGGCACCTACGGATACGCGAGGCCGACCTCTGCGATCCTCGATGAGGCGGCTTCCTACGGCATCGTTTTCGAGGACGTCGTCGCCCAATCGAGCTGGACGAAGACCTCGATGGCGTCGCTGTGGACGGGAACCCACCCGATCAACAACGGCGTGCTCCGCTTCGACCACGTGTTGCCGGACAGCGCCGTGCTGCCGGCGGAGATCTTTCGCGACGCGGGCTTCCGGACGGTCGGGCTCTGGCGGAACGGTTGGGTCGAGCCGAACTTCGGGTTCGCCCAGGGCTTCGACACCTACCTGAAGCCCGTGCCCGGCGCAGAGCGGCGCCGTCTGCACCGCGAGACGCGGATTCCCCAGCCGTTGGCAGGCAGTGACGAGGATCTCACGATCACCGCCCTCGACTTCCTCGACCAGGTCGGCGACGAGCGCTTCTTCCTCTACCTGCACTACATGGACGTGCACCAGTACGTGTACGACGAAGCAGCGGCCGTCTTCGGGAACAGCTACTCGGACATCTACGACCAGGCGATCCACTGGACCGACCGCTTGATCGGCGTGCTCTTGCAGCGTCTCGAAGACCGCGACCTGCTGCGCCGGACGCTCGTCGTGATCGCCGCCGACCACGGAGAGTCGTTCCTCGAACACGGCGAGGAGGGGCACGCCCGCAACCTCTACGACGAAGTCACGCGGGTGCCCTGGATCGTGCTGCCCCCCTTCCTTCTCGAACCTGGCGTCCGCGTTCGGCAGACCGTCTCCAACGCGGACATCTGGCCCACGCTGCTCGACCTGCTGGGGTTGCCGCCGCTTCCCGCCGCCGACGGTCGCTCGTTGGTCCCGCTGCTCTTGGCCGGGGGCGACGCCGGGCCCGACGCAGACGCCGCTCCGCCCGTATTCGCCCACCTGCTGCGCGGCTGGGGAAAGCCGCGGCGCGGCGGCGATGCGTCGCTCGTTTCGGTGACCCATGCCGGCCGCCGACTCATCGCGCCGCTCGTCGAAGGCGCGCCCGCTGAGTTCTACGACCGCACGCGCGACCCGCGCGAACAGAACGACCTGTCCGACGCTGACCCGGAGGGCGTGGCGTCCTTGCGCGCCGAGCTCGAGCGCTACCGGAGCGACGCGGCCACGCCCTGGGAAGCCTCGCCCGAGACGATCGAGCTCGACGAGATGCGCCTCAACCACCTGCGCGCCCTGGGCTACGTGCTGCCCTGA